In the genome of Bacillus thuringiensis, the window GCCCTGTTTGTAAGTTGAAATCTTCTACAGCCCATTTTGTAAAGCTAACAAGGCAGTTATAAGTAATCTGAACCCCTTTCGGATTACCTGTGCTTCCTGATGTGTAAATAATGTAGAAGTTCTCATCACCTTTTACCGCATGTTCAGGATTTGGAGTGTTCCCTTTATGAGTAAAGAAAATATCTTTTAAGTTGTCTTCACTTACGATGCGAACTGGCAAATCAGTTACAGTTACTTCTGCTGCCGATAAAAGCAATTTCGCACCAGAATTTTCAGCGATACGTTGTACACGATCAGCTGGGATAGATAAATCTACAGGAATGTAAGCATGTCCAGCTTTTACACATCCTAAAAAGTTAATAATCATTTCAGGTTGCATATGGCCATACACCATAATTGGTGAACGATCGTCTGGATACTCAGAAGAAATCCAATGTGCTAACGCATCAGAATCTTCCTTTAATTGTTTGTACGTAATTTTCGCATCTCGCCAAACAAAAGCGGTTTGATCAGGCGTTTCAATAGCCCACTTTTCAATTTGTTCTAATAACTTCATAACGTTCCCACCCTAGAATTCATTGTAAATAAATGTACTTGTGTTTGTATCATGGAATCCATACAACCAAAGTAATGCAAATAAAATTGCAAGATAATAAACCGTCTTTGCAACCCATTGTGTGAGTGGTCGAGACCATATCTCTTTTAATCTTTCCATGTCTTTCCCTCTCTTAATGAAATAATAGCTCTTTGTAGGTATCATGTCCTACATTATTGTGAAAAAAACAAAATCCCACATTTTAGGTAAAAATAAGTCAAAAGGCTCTTTTCTGATATTAGCACTAAATACTAAAAAAGAAAATCCCTAACTTAGCAATTATATTACATTCAGCATGAATTTGTAATGGGTTTGACATGTAAATAGAAAGTGGATTGTGTGAATACATAAAAGTGGACTATAAGAATACGTAAAAATGCAGTATTTGTTTTTATTAATCATTTAAGACGGAGTAAAATTTCTAGTTCTTTTGAAAAGGAGGAAATTATCATGAATAGAGTGTGGAAGGGTCTAATTTCGGAAGAAAATATCGTGAAATGGAGAAGGCATTTTCATAAGTATCCGGAATTATCATTTCATGAAAAAGAAACTTCGCAATTTATATATGATACATTATGCTCATTTTCTTCTTTTGAAGTAACGAGACCGACGAAGTATAGTGTACTAGCAATTAAAAGAGGTGTGAAGCAAGGGAAAGTAATTGCGATTCGAGCTGATATAGATGCTTTGCCAATTCAAGAGGAGACAAGTAAATCTTATACATCTGTGAATAAAGGAATGATGCATGCATGTGGGCACGATGCTCACGCAGCTATATTATTAAGCACTGCAGAGGTGATTAATAATATGAAGGAAGAGTTTGTAGGGGAAATTCGTCTATTCTTTCAGCATGCAGAAGAAGTATACCCTGGTGGTGGACAAGAAATGGTTGAGGCGGGCGCTATGGACGGTGTTGATTATGTAATAGGTTTACATGTTATGTCTGGCTTGGAAAGTGGGAAGGTAGGAATTGTATATGGACCGATGATGGCAGCACCAGACGTATTTACAGTTGAGATCCAAGGCAAAGGAGGGCATGCGGCGCGGCCAGAAGAAACGATTGATCCTATCGCTATCGGAGCGCAGATTATTACAAATCTACAACATATCGTATCTAGAAATACAAGTGCTTTCATGCAAAGAGTCGTTTCAGTTACGCAGTTTCATGGGGGAGTGGCTGACAATATTATTCCTAGTACAGCAACTTTAATGGGAACTGTTCGTTCATTTAATCAAGCATTGAGGGTGGAAGCAGAAGGGAAAATCGAGAAAATTGTGAAAGGAATTACAGAAGCACATGGAGGATCGTATACATATACGTATCGATATGGATATGATCCGGTTATTAATGATGAATATATTACGAAAATAGTAGAAGAAAGTGCACTACATTTGTTTGGGAATGAGCGTGTTGTGAAGCTTGAACCTTCTATGGGTGGGGAAGATTTTTCAGCATATTTAAGAAAAGCACCCGGTTGTTTCATTAAATTAGGAACAGGTAATGAAAATATATATACTTGTTATCCACATCATCATCCGAAATTTGACGTGGATGAATCAGCATTAATTTGTGGAGTGGAGCTATTCTTAGAGACTACTATAAGATTACTAAAATCATAGAAAAACAAAAAAAGGCAACTGCGCTCTATCGCAGTTGCTTTTATTTCTTTCCGTCAGAGAGGGCTGAGAAAGAACTATGCTCATTTATAGTATATGAATAGCTAACGGACAAGCTTGTACATTTTAATCATTTTTTTAAAAATAGTTGTTGACATTGATAATCAATGTCAATTAATCTAAATATAGTTGAAATTGATAATTATTATCAATAGGATGGATGCGACATGTTAATGAGAAAAAAATTTCACCTTCTACGGAGGGGATTAAAAGATAAAAATAAAGATGTTGATCAGCATATGGAATGGCAACGAAATGTAATTCGGTCTGAATATGTAGATGAGAAGAAGAGCATTCAAACAGAAAAAGAGATACAAAGTAAAGGGAGAGGTTCAGTTGAGTAAGTTAGTAATGATTTTTGCAAGTATGAGTGGAAATACAGAGGAAATGGCTGATCATATTGCCGGCGTGATTCGTGAAACAGAAAATGAAATTGAAGTTATTGATATTATGGATTCACCAGAAGCTTCTATATTAGAACAGTATGATGGAATTATTTTAGGTGCCTACACTTGGGGAGATGGTGATCTTCCTGATGATTTCTTAGATTTTTATGATGCAATGGATTCTATTGATTTAACTGGGAAAAAAGCGGCAGTATTCGGATCATGTGATTCGGCTTATCCGAAATACGGAGTGGCGGTTGACATTTTAATAGAAAAGCTACAAGAGCGCGGGGCAACAGTTGTGTTAGAAGGACTAAAAGTAGAATTAACGCCAGAAGATGAAGATGTAGAAAAATGTTTACAGTTTGGAGCTGAATTTGTAAAACACCTTTCTTAATGGCAGAAGGGAGCTGAAGAGCAAGTGCATGAGAAAATCTCAATCAAAACGATGACAGATTATCATTTGTATGATTTTATGCGGTGTCCGCATAAATTTTATTTTCGTCATATAAAAAGAAGAGAACCTTCTTCATTTGAATGGCAACAAATAGCGCAAATGATTGTGAATCAAATTATTAACGAGTATTACACGCTACCTGCGGGTCAACAAACGAAAATTGTACTTTTAATATTAATAGAAAAGTATTGGAAAAAAGTAACGATTAATATGTTTGCTTCGAAGACGGAGTACTATATTGTATTAGCGAAGCTAACGGATCACTTATTACAGTTTGTTGAAAGGGATGATAGTCAGACACCACCATTGTTTTTATACGAGAAGTTTCAAACATATATGGAAGAGTTAGGTGTCCACATGTCATTGACATTTGAAGTTGGTGAGTGGAATGCTGAGTCGTTTGTAATTAAAAAGTATGTTGTCGATGCGGATGAGGAAATGCTTGCTCTTTGTCAGAAGCTAATGACAGTATTCAGTTATAAAGCTTTCGGCGTTCTTCCAGGAAAAATTGAAGTTATTAATTTAATAGAAGGAACTAAGTATGAGTACATTCCGAAACAGGAAGATATTATAACTGGAATGGCTGATTTATCTAGAATGAAAGAAATGTTACAGCAACCTGAGCATTATACAGAGCGTCATTTTCGTTCTGAGTGTATAAGTTGTGCGTTTCGTAGTGAATGCCAAGGGGAAGAAGTAAAGAAAGAAGCGAAACAGAAGAAAAATATAGTACATTAAAGGATGCAATTTTGCATCCTTTTCTGTTATTGACATGAAAAGCTTTTCATCATTTACGGTATATTTGTAGCAGATTTTAATAAAGTGAAACTTTAATCAGTGGGGGTCAATCGGGCTACCCGCAAATAGCGGGATAAAGGGAGGAATAATCAATGAAAGATGAAACGAAAGTATTTCAATGGTTAAAAGAACAAAATGCTCCTTTTGAAATTCAACTGCAAATTTTACAGGCATTTCAATTGTATAAAGTTATTGTTGAAATGGATAAAAAGTTAATGATGTATGAGGAGAGAGTATATAGGGAGAGAATGTAATCTCATCCCTGTAATATCGTTTTTAGTTGTTCTGTACTTGTAATGAATTCGAGTTCATTCTCTGATTCAAAGTTATAAATAATATTATGTAGTAAAGGACTATATTGATAAAAGGTAGTAATGCGGTGAATGAGTAATGGATCATGATGAGAAATAAGTGTACTGTACTGTTCATATACAGATGTAGTAAACTCATGTCCGAAATCATAATATAGTCCTGCAAAATCAAAAGCAGGATCGCCAATTTGCGCATCACCAAAATCGATAACACCTGAAATGTGTTTGTTCTGCTTGTTAAATAAAATGTGATGATGTGTAAAATCAGCGTGAATGATTGTATTTTGAAATTTAGATGTAGCTAGACAGGCAAAGAAATTCTCGAATAAACGATTTAAGGCTGATTTCTGGAACGAAGTAAGATTGTTAGTAACATACTGATTTAATTTAGTTTGTAGCTCTTTCCAGTAGGTAAGTGTTTTTTCAATAGGGAATCCTAACGCTGTAACACTTTTTAGAGGAATACTATGTAGAACAGCAAGGAAAGTTGCTAATTGTGTAATAAGTGCTTTTCGTTCTTGTTTTTCTAGTGTAGTAACTATTTCTGTTTTTAATGGTTCACCATGAATGAGAGTATAGTAACTACAAAGAGGAATCTCATCAGATTCATTTTTATAAATTAGGTGATATTGTGGAACCTTGATTTCTTGTAGTGATTGAGTGAGAATTGTGCATAGTTCTTTTTCTAACGGAATTCGCATTGCATATTCCTGTTTTCGCGGGAAACGAAACAGTAGCTCATCATTTACTATAATTGCTACATTATCCCAACCTTCTTCATTTTGTTTATATGAATGTATAGAAAGATTAGGCAAAGCTTCTTTTATATAATGTTTGTAAGAGTCCATAATTGTTCCTCGTTTCTGAGTTAAGTTATTCTACTTTATGATATCAGAATTTTCTTTCTATATGTTAAAATATAGCTATCATTATGAAGAAGGGCGGGAGTATTACGAAAAAAAGACTGTTAATCATTTCTCTATGTATCGCTTTTGTATTGTTTTGGTCATATAAAGAGGAGGTTTTTGCTACCTTTAAACCGATTGATCAGTACGAGTTAAATAAGGAATTAAAGAACAAAAGTATAGAAAATTTAACTCATAATGAAATGAAAAAGGTAGGAGAGCATTTTGTGACCGAGCAACTATCCGTGTTTGAGTTTAATAATAAAGAAGATGTGAAACGAAAAGGTGAAGAACTATTTTTAAATAGAGGGTATGAACAATTAATAGAAAATTATTATCCCAATCGTTTTCAAGATTTAGAGTATAAATTTACAAACGAGGAGATACGTGAAGAGACAGATGAGAGTTTTCTCTATCAAGCTGTAGCGTACGTTGCGGGTACTGAAAATGGTAAGAGAAGCGAAATGAAATTGAATTATGAAGTGAAAATTGTAAAGGTTAATAATATATTTATGGTGCTAGAACAAAAGCAGCGCGTACAATAAAGGAAATTCATTGCTCAATAGATCATTTGGGGGTGTACTACTTAATGCGGAATAAAAAGGCCCTCAAGGAATCAAGGACCTTTAAAGATTTTCATTTTGTTGACCAAGTTCTTTTTGAGCAATATATAAATTTCCTTGCTCCACTTGTTTAAGTGTATGAACAGAATCGCCTGCATATCCTTTTTGTGTTTTAACAGTTCTTTTGGAACGATTGGAATTTTGTTTCTTCATATAATAGGCCACCTTTCATCAAAAATAAACGAAAATGATAAGTATGAGTAATACAGCGGCGAAAATGGTAATGCCCATTAAAAACGAAGTGTTTTTATATTTAGGTGGCTTATGTACATCTTGCCGATATCCAGGTGAAATTTCAGGGGCAAATTCTTCATCGAATGATTGCTTTTTTTCTTTGTCGTCCATATGTACCCACCTTTCTTTTTCATTATATTATACGTTACAAGAAAAAATATGCATAAAGAAAACAGCCGCTTTATTATTAGCGGCTGTTTTGTGTTGTATATTTTCGTTGTACTTGAAAGAGACGGATAAGGAGGAAGGCAGCGCCAAATGCTAGACCGATAATAAGACCGATCCAATAACCTTTTGCGGCCCATTCTGTATATGTTGCTAATATGTAACCTAGTGGTAGACCTATTATCCAATAAGCAATTAAAGTCATAATTAGAGCAACATTTACATCTTTATACCCACGCAGAGCTCCTTGTACAGGGGTTGCAATTGCATCTGAAATTTGAAATAAAATCGCAAAGATAAGAAATTCTTTTGCTAAATGATGAACTTTTGCATCTGTCGTATAAATAGAAGCAATTTGATTATCAAAGAAGTAGAGAAGAATTGAATATAATAAAGCAAAGGCAAGGGCTAATCCAATTCCAATCAGTCCGTATTGTTTTGCATTATCGTAACGTTTTGCTCCAACTTCGAATCCGACTGCAATAGTCATTGCCATTGCTAAACTTAGCGGAGTCATATATAACAAGGAAGCAAAGTTCATAGCTGCTTGGTGAGCTGCAATAGTTGTCGTACTAAAATTACTCATCATGAGCGTTACCGCAGCGAAAATACTCGTTTCAAAAAAGATAGCAAATCCGATAGGAACGCCAAGCTTTAAGAATGTTGTCCAACTCGAAAGAGAAGGGCGATATAATTGTTTGAAAATGTTGAAAGAGGCAAAAGGCTCTTTCGTCTGAATAATAATGACTGTAATAATTAAAATGCACCAATATGTTGCAGTGGAAGCAATTGCTGCTCCGACACCACCAAGCTTTGGGAAACCGAAGTTACCAAAAATTAATAGGTAATTTAATATTACGTTAATTGGTAATGATAGTAATGTAATAATCATCGTTGTGCGAGTTTTTCCTAATGCATCAATAAATCCACGTAAAACAGTGTAAGTGAATAAAGGTATAATTCCTATTGCGATAATACTTAAAAATTGAGCTGCAATTCGTTCCACAGGTTCTTCTAAGCGCATGCCGTTTAAAATAGGTGAAACGACGAAGAAACCGATGAGGATAACAACGAAGCTAGCACAAATTGCTAAATAAACTGCTTGTATGACAACGTGGGGAACGTCCTTTTTTTTCTTGGATCCGACGAGTTGTGCAACAATGGGAGTAGTAGCCATTAAAATTCCTGTTAATCCCGTACTAACTGGAAGCCATATACTTGTTCCAATTGCAACACCTGCTAAATCAGTTGGACTTGCATGTCCTGACATTGTTGTATCAAAAAAACTCATCGCAAATAATGACATTTGCGTTACGAAAATCGGAAAAAATAGTAATACAAATTGCTTTAACTTTTGTGAAAATGAAGTAGTTTCTTTCATAAAATCCCCTTTCCATATAAAAAAACAAACTCTTACTATCATACAATTTAATCAAAGATTAGAAAAGAAATACGCGCCTACAACATATGAAACCAATAAAAAAAGGATGCACTTTGAAAAGGGATAAGGTATTATGATAAGGTGTGAAAAAATTACATATTATTTGTTATTAAGGAGGCACTACTTGTGGCTGATTGGTTAATTGGTTTAATCATGGGTGCTGTTGAAGGGTTAACAGAGTTTCTACCAGTATCATCAACAGGACATATGATTTTAACAGGACATTTAATTGGATTTGACGATGAGAGAGCGAAAGTTTTTGAAGTTGTTATCCAATTGGGATCGATTTTAGCAGTTGTTGTTATATTTTGGAAGCGTCTATGGTCGTTAGTTGGAATAGGTAAAGTAACAGACGGACCATCGTTAAATTTATTACATATTATTATCGGGATGATTCCTGCCGGGATACTTGGCGTATTATTCCATAGCACTATTAAAGAGGTTTTATTTGGTCCAGGACCAGTTGTTATTAGCTTAGTAGCCGGTGGTATTTTAATGATTGTTGCTGAGAAGTTTTCAAAACCAAGTACAGCAAGAACGTTAGATGAAATCACATATAAACAGGCATTTACAATTGGAATGTTTCAATGTTTAGCTCTTTGGCCAGGATTCTCTCGTTCTGGTTCTACAATCAGTGGTGGTTTATTAGCTCGCGTGTCGCATACAGCGGCAGCTGAATATACGTTCATTTTAGCGGTACCGATGATGGTAGCTGCAAGTGGATTAGATTTAATTAAAAGCTGGGATGTATTAAGCTCAGCAGATATAACGCTATTTGTAACAGGGTTTATAACTGCATTCGTTGTTGCGATGCTTGCAATTGTTTCATTCTTGAAATTATTATCTCGTGTGA includes:
- a CDS encoding teichoic acid D-Ala incorporation-associated protein DltX encodes the protein MERLKEIWSRPLTQWVAKTVYYLAILFALLWLYGFHDTNTSTFIYNEF
- a CDS encoding amidohydrolase, whose translation is MNRVWKGLISEENIVKWRRHFHKYPELSFHEKETSQFIYDTLCSFSSFEVTRPTKYSVLAIKRGVKQGKVIAIRADIDALPIQEETSKSYTSVNKGMMHACGHDAHAAILLSTAEVINNMKEEFVGEIRLFFQHAEEVYPGGGQEMVEAGAMDGVDYVIGLHVMSGLESGKVGIVYGPMMAAPDVFTVEIQGKGGHAARPEETIDPIAIGAQIITNLQHIVSRNTSAFMQRVVSVTQFHGGVADNIIPSTATLMGTVRSFNQALRVEAEGKIEKIVKGITEAHGGSYTYTYRYGYDPVINDEYITKIVEESALHLFGNERVVKLEPSMGGEDFSAYLRKAPGCFIKLGTGNENIYTCYPHHHPKFDVDESALICGVELFLETTIRLLKS
- a CDS encoding flavodoxin, giving the protein MSKLVMIFASMSGNTEEMADHIAGVIRETENEIEVIDIMDSPEASILEQYDGIILGAYTWGDGDLPDDFLDFYDAMDSIDLTGKKAAVFGSCDSAYPKYGVAVDILIEKLQERGATVVLEGLKVELTPEDEDVEKCLQFGAEFVKHLS
- a CDS encoding aminoglycoside phosphotransferase family protein — translated: MDSYKHYIKEALPNLSIHSYKQNEEGWDNVAIIVNDELLFRFPRKQEYAMRIPLEKELCTILTQSLQEIKVPQYHLIYKNESDEIPLCSYYTLIHGEPLKTEIVTTLEKQERKALITQLATFLAVLHSIPLKSVTALGFPIEKTLTYWKELQTKLNQYVTNNLTSFQKSALNRLFENFFACLATSKFQNTIIHADFTHHHILFNKQNKHISGVIDFGDAQIGDPAFDFAGLYYDFGHEFTTSVYEQYSTLISHHDPLLIHRITTFYQYSPLLHNIIYNFESENELEFITSTEQLKTILQG
- a CDS encoding MATE family efflux transporter, giving the protein MKETTSFSQKLKQFVLLFFPIFVTQMSLFAMSFFDTTMSGHASPTDLAGVAIGTSIWLPVSTGLTGILMATTPIVAQLVGSKKKKDVPHVVIQAVYLAICASFVVILIGFFVVSPILNGMRLEEPVERIAAQFLSIIAIGIIPLFTYTVLRGFIDALGKTRTTMIITLLSLPINVILNYLLIFGNFGFPKLGGVGAAIASTATYWCILIITVIIIQTKEPFASFNIFKQLYRPSLSSWTTFLKLGVPIGFAIFFETSIFAAVTLMMSNFSTTTIAAHQAAMNFASLLYMTPLSLAMAMTIAVGFEVGAKRYDNAKQYGLIGIGLALAFALLYSILLYFFDNQIASIYTTDAKVHHLAKEFLIFAILFQISDAIATPVQGALRGYKDVNVALIMTLIAYWIIGLPLGYILATYTEWAAKGYWIGLIIGLAFGAAFLLIRLFQVQRKYTTQNSR
- the uppP gene encoding bacitracin resistance undecaprenyl-diphosphatase, which codes for MADWLIGLIMGAVEGLTEFLPVSSTGHMILTGHLIGFDDERAKVFEVVIQLGSILAVVVIFWKRLWSLVGIGKVTDGPSLNLLHIIIGMIPAGILGVLFHSTIKEVLFGPGPVVISLVAGGILMIVAEKFSKPSTARTLDEITYKQAFTIGMFQCLALWPGFSRSGSTISGGLLARVSHTAAAEYTFILAVPMMVAASGLDLIKSWDVLSSADITLFVTGFITAFVVAMLAIVSFLKLLSRVKLTPFAYYRFILAAVFYFFIM